The following are from one region of the Rhizobacter sp. AJA081-3 genome:
- a CDS encoding DUF769 domain-containing protein, whose amino-acid sequence MKSLKAALNTPPEPGFDEASLADTSLPDSGSVVRHPDGYYWLAPDGHQQFGPFATAQEALDDMNAAGEESIEPGETLQEAEQELGLADWVDADTGELAEQNGTRIEDH is encoded by the coding sequence ATGAAGTCGCTGAAAGCCGCGTTGAACACCCCGCCGGAGCCCGGCTTCGACGAAGCATCGTTGGCCGACACGTCGCTGCCCGACAGCGGCTCCGTGGTGCGCCACCCCGACGGCTACTACTGGCTCGCGCCCGATGGCCACCAGCAGTTCGGGCCTTTCGCTACCGCCCAGGAGGCGCTGGACGACATGAATGCGGCCGGCGAGGAGAGCATCGAACCCGGCGAGACGCTGCAGGAGGCCGAGCAGGAGCTCGGCCTGGCCGACTGGGTGGATGCCGACACGGGCGAACTCGCCGAGCAGAACGGCACGCGCATCGAGGATCACTGA
- a CDS encoding MaoC family dehydratase codes for MNRQRTIRFHWEDFPAGSVREFGAQTVTREAVLAFASQFDPQPFHLDDEAAEASLFGRLSASGWHTCAMTMRMICDDHLLEAASLGSPGIDSLRWTRPVYPGDTLRVRLEVLEARPMGSRPDVGLVRSRWQVMNQNDEVVLTMEGWGMFRRRPTGETAGEAA; via the coding sequence GTGAACCGCCAACGAACGATTCGCTTCCACTGGGAAGACTTCCCCGCCGGCTCGGTCCGCGAGTTCGGCGCCCAGACCGTCACGCGCGAGGCCGTGCTCGCCTTCGCGAGCCAATTCGATCCGCAGCCCTTCCACCTCGACGACGAGGCTGCCGAGGCCTCGCTGTTCGGCAGGCTGTCGGCCAGCGGCTGGCACACCTGCGCGATGACCATGCGCATGATCTGCGACGACCACCTGCTCGAGGCCGCAAGCCTGGGCTCGCCCGGCATCGACAGCTTGCGTTGGACACGGCCCGTCTACCCCGGCGACACGCTGCGTGTGCGGCTCGAGGTGCTGGAGGCGCGGCCGATGGGCAGCCGGCCCGATGTCGGCCTGGTGCGCTCGCGCTGGCAGGTGATGAACCAGAACGACGAGGTGGTGCTGACCATGGAGGGCTGGGGCATGTTCCGCCGCCGGCCGACCGGTGAGACTGCAGGAGAAGCGGCATGA
- a CDS encoding fumarylacetoacetate hydrolase family protein: MSNTGIETVTQALLQARRSGLPADAAPLADALPDPDAAYAVQQRVAQALGWFDDGAPRHWKSGGPGRSQPLTHAPLPPAGVWASPADASRWPMHSRLVESEIALRLGRDVDSALANTLDLDSAAALVDAMAVSIELVDSRWQQGLAAPALLRLADLASHAALVLGEWQPFERRDWSAQRGQLGIGDQPDLAFRGSHSCGDPAWVLADWLRHATARHGRLSAGSVVTTGTWAGAPPASPGDRVVLAFEGIGRAVTHL, encoded by the coding sequence ATGAGCAACACCGGCATCGAGACCGTCACCCAGGCGCTGTTGCAGGCTCGGCGCAGCGGCCTCCCGGCCGACGCCGCTCCGCTGGCCGACGCGTTGCCCGACCCCGACGCGGCGTATGCCGTGCAGCAGCGGGTGGCCCAGGCGCTCGGCTGGTTCGACGACGGCGCGCCGCGCCACTGGAAGTCCGGCGGCCCCGGGCGAAGCCAGCCGCTCACCCACGCCCCGCTGCCACCAGCCGGCGTGTGGGCGAGCCCCGCCGACGCCTCTCGCTGGCCGATGCACAGCCGTCTTGTCGAATCGGAGATCGCGCTGCGCCTGGGCCGCGATGTCGACTCGGCACTCGCAAACACGCTCGATCTCGACAGCGCCGCCGCCCTGGTCGATGCGATGGCGGTCTCGATCGAGCTGGTCGACTCGCGCTGGCAGCAGGGCCTGGCCGCGCCGGCACTGCTGCGCCTGGCCGACCTCGCCTCGCACGCCGCGCTGGTGCTCGGCGAGTGGCAGCCCTTCGAGCGGCGCGACTGGTCGGCGCAGCGCGGCCAGCTCGGCATCGGCGATCAGCCGGACCTGGCATTCCGAGGCAGCCATTCCTGCGGCGACCCGGCCTGGGTGCTGGCCGACTGGCTGCGCCACGCCACGGCACGCCACGGCCGGCTGAGCGCCGGCAGCGTGGTCACCACCGGCACCTGGGCGGGTGCTCCACCGGCCTCGCCGGGCGACCGGGTGGTGCTGGCCTTCGAGGGAATCGGCCGGGCCGTGACTCACTTGTGA
- a CDS encoding SET domain-containing protein produces MARLDTLPAPPAANAEPRRKGVPADPQKFAVDVRASRIDGRGAFAAEAMPARRKIGEIRGESVSVREARRRAKTMERIMIVEVSHTRAIDASGSTDPLRFTNHSCQPNAVLRIRQGRVEFYAMRDIAVGEEITVNYGETHHEGKLRCRCGAPGCVGAI; encoded by the coding sequence ATGGCTCGACTCGACACGCTCCCCGCCCCGCCTGCCGCCAACGCCGAGCCGCGCCGCAAGGGCGTGCCCGCCGACCCGCAGAAGTTCGCCGTCGACGTGCGCGCGAGCCGCATCGACGGGCGCGGCGCCTTCGCGGCCGAGGCGATGCCGGCACGGCGCAAGATCGGCGAGATCCGCGGCGAATCAGTCAGCGTGCGCGAGGCGCGGCGCCGCGCGAAGACGATGGAACGCATCATGATCGTCGAGGTGAGCCACACGCGCGCCATCGACGCGTCGGGGTCCACCGACCCTCTGCGCTTCACCAACCACTCCTGCCAGCCCAACGCGGTGCTGCGCATCCGCCAGGGCCGGGTCGAGTTCTACGCGATGCGCGACATCGCCGTCGGCGAGGAGATCACCGTCAACTACGGCGAGACGCACCACGAGGGCAAGCTGCGTTGCCGTTGCGGCGCGCCCGGCTGCGTGGGGGCGATCTGA
- a CDS encoding MBL fold metallo-hydrolase, giving the protein MKSFGKRAAGARLERMQASLRWAGEGFRNLHPILPGLRDHGVPRPTISDFLRGGNRRVPAGPLPSIDPRPGWAKPVGSGLRATWLGHSTVLIEIDGYRVLTDPVWGARASPSRLIGPKRFQPVPIPLRALPPLDLVVVSHDHYDHLDYGTVRALAKTGVPFVTSLGVGAHLEAFGVPAGLITELDWWEHHTLPGGELAVSAAPSQHFSGRGLKDRNATLWSSMVIRTAKHSVFFSGDTGLTTEYGLICERLGPFDLVMLEVGAFHPSWGDIHLGPDNALEAHALLGGGAFLPVHWGTFSLAMHAWDDPAETLLAKAPARGVQLVMPRLGEAVEPVQVERVTPWWRSAGAPHAGDTVVSEAEALSVPKAAGWPLD; this is encoded by the coding sequence ATGAAGTCATTCGGCAAACGCGCGGCCGGCGCCCGGCTCGAACGCATGCAGGCCTCGCTGCGCTGGGCCGGCGAGGGCTTCCGCAACCTGCACCCCATCCTGCCGGGGCTGCGCGACCACGGCGTGCCGCGGCCCACGATCAGCGACTTCCTCCGCGGCGGCAACCGCCGCGTGCCCGCGGGCCCGCTGCCCTCGATCGACCCGCGCCCGGGCTGGGCGAAGCCGGTCGGCAGCGGCCTGCGTGCCACCTGGCTCGGCCACTCGACGGTGCTGATCGAGATCGACGGCTACCGCGTGCTCACCGACCCGGTGTGGGGCGCGCGCGCCTCGCCTTCGCGGCTGATCGGGCCGAAGCGCTTCCAGCCGGTGCCGATCCCGCTGCGCGCGCTGCCGCCGCTGGACCTGGTGGTCGTCTCGCACGACCACTACGACCACCTCGACTACGGCACCGTGCGTGCGCTGGCGAAGACCGGCGTGCCCTTCGTCACCTCGCTGGGCGTCGGTGCGCACCTCGAGGCCTTCGGCGTGCCGGCCGGGCTGATCACCGAGCTCGACTGGTGGGAACACCACACCCTGCCCGGCGGCGAGCTGGCGGTGTCGGCGGCGCCCTCGCAGCACTTCAGCGGCCGAGGCCTGAAGGACCGCAACGCGACGCTGTGGTCGTCGATGGTGATCCGCACCGCGAAACACTCGGTCTTCTTCAGCGGCGATACCGGCCTGACCACCGAGTACGGCCTGATCTGCGAGCGGCTCGGCCCCTTCGACCTGGTGATGCTCGAAGTCGGCGCCTTCCACCCCTCGTGGGGCGACATCCACCTCGGACCCGACAACGCGCTCGAGGCCCATGCGCTGCTCGGCGGCGGCGCTTTCCTGCCGGTGCACTGGGGCACCTTCAGCCTGGCCATGCACGCCTGGGACGACCCCGCCGAGACCTTGCTGGCCAAGGCGCCGGCACGCGGCGTGCAGCTCGTCATGCCGCGCCTGGGCGAGGCTGTCGAACCGGTGCAGGTGGAGCGCGTCACACCCTGGTGGCGCAGCGCCGGGGCACCGCATGCGGGCGACACCGTGGTCAGCGAGGCCGAGGCCCTGAGCGTGCCCAAGGCGGCGGGCTGGCCGCTGGACTGA
- a CDS encoding efflux RND transporter periplasmic adaptor subunit yields the protein MKKSTWIIGGATSLALAALLGWALAPRPLEVEVASVTEGPFETSIEEDGKTRLRDRYVVSAPLAALLPRITLREGDAVEAGALLATLTPVLPAMLDERTRREQQLRVEIAQAQRQRVAARTEGAKVALAQARNEQQRTEQLAKQGFVAPTKLETDRLTVMAAQKDLDAAVEEGHIAAHEVEQARAALLALTQPGGGRGFALRAPVAGRVLKVVQASEGVVALGAPILELGDTARLEVVAELLTADALRAQPGSLVRIERWGGDGVLQGRVRRVEPGAFTKVSALGVEEQRVRVLIDLTSPAEQWRALGDGFRVGVRIITRSLDKVLKVPVSAVFPVPEGEGGMAVFVLDGGRAKRVAVKLGARNGSEAWIESGVQPGTQVIVYPPAATRDGLRVKPRKV from the coding sequence ATGAAGAAGAGCACCTGGATCATCGGCGGCGCCACCTCGCTGGCGCTCGCCGCCCTGCTCGGCTGGGCACTCGCCCCGCGGCCCCTGGAGGTCGAGGTGGCCAGCGTCACCGAGGGCCCGTTCGAGACCTCGATCGAGGAGGACGGCAAGACCCGACTGCGCGATCGCTACGTGGTCTCGGCGCCGCTGGCCGCGCTGCTGCCGCGCATCACGCTGCGCGAGGGCGACGCGGTCGAGGCCGGCGCGCTGCTGGCCACGCTCACGCCGGTGCTGCCGGCGATGCTCGACGAGCGCACGCGGCGCGAGCAGCAGCTGCGCGTCGAGATCGCGCAGGCCCAGCGGCAGCGCGTGGCCGCGCGCACCGAGGGCGCCAAGGTCGCGCTGGCGCAAGCGCGCAATGAGCAGCAGCGCACCGAGCAGCTCGCCAAGCAGGGTTTCGTCGCGCCCACCAAGCTGGAAACCGACCGCCTGACGGTGATGGCCGCGCAGAAGGATCTGGATGCCGCTGTCGAAGAGGGCCACATCGCCGCCCATGAGGTCGAGCAGGCACGCGCCGCGCTTCTGGCGCTCACCCAGCCCGGCGGCGGGCGCGGCTTCGCACTGCGAGCGCCGGTGGCCGGCCGCGTGCTCAAGGTCGTTCAGGCCAGCGAGGGCGTGGTGGCGCTGGGCGCGCCGATCCTGGAGCTGGGCGACACGGCAAGGCTCGAGGTGGTGGCCGAACTGCTCACCGCCGATGCACTGCGCGCCCAGCCGGGCAGCCTGGTGCGCATCGAGCGCTGGGGCGGTGACGGCGTGCTGCAGGGCCGCGTGCGGCGCGTCGAGCCGGGCGCCTTCACCAAGGTGTCGGCGCTCGGCGTGGAGGAGCAGCGCGTGCGCGTGCTGATCGACCTGACCAGCCCGGCAGAACAATGGCGCGCGCTCGGCGACGGCTTCCGCGTCGGCGTGCGCATCATCACGCGCTCGCTGGACAAGGTGCTCAAGGTGCCGGTCAGCGCCGTCTTCCCGGTGCCCGAAGGTGAGGGCGGCATGGCCGTGTTCGTGCTCGACGGCGGCCGCGCGAAGCGGGTGGCGGTGAAGCTCGGCGCACGCAACGGCAGCGAGGCCTGGATCGAATCAGGCGTGCAGCCGGGCACACAGGTGATCGTCTACCCGCCGGCCGCCACGCGCGACGGGCTGCGCGTGAAGCCGCGCAAGGTCTAG
- a CDS encoding LEA type 2 family protein: MSLRPLLARFLMLMAVMVLAACAAMPGRDPLRVEVVGIEPAEGQGLELRLAVKLRIQNPNDGAVEYDGTALELDVNGKTLATGVSDQKGSVPRYGESILVIPVSISAMNAVRQALVLADGTQREVMPYVLRGKLAGGAFGTVRFTKEGSINLAGLNRR; this comes from the coding sequence ATGAGCCTGCGCCCGCTGCTCGCCCGATTCCTGATGCTGATGGCCGTGATGGTGCTCGCCGCCTGCGCCGCGATGCCCGGGCGCGACCCGCTGCGCGTCGAGGTCGTCGGCATCGAGCCGGCCGAAGGCCAGGGCCTGGAGCTGCGGCTGGCGGTCAAGCTGCGCATCCAGAACCCCAACGACGGCGCGGTGGAATACGACGGCACCGCGCTCGAGCTCGACGTCAACGGCAAGACCCTGGCCACCGGCGTGAGCGACCAGAAGGGCAGCGTGCCTCGCTACGGCGAAAGCATCCTGGTGATCCCGGTGAGCATCTCGGCGATGAACGCGGTGCGCCAGGCGCTGGTGCTGGCCGACGGCACGCAACGCGAGGTGATGCCCTACGTGCTGCGCGGCAAGCTCGCCGGCGGCGCCTTCGGCACGGTGCGCTTCACGAAGGAAGGCTCGATCAACCTGGCGGGGCTGAACCGGCGCTGA
- a CDS encoding ABC transporter ATP-binding protein yields the protein MDTAATSPAPEAVFRAHGLSKTYGSGEVEVRALHDVDLEIARGEFVVLLGPSGSGKSTLLNILGGLDVPSTGEVWFGDHRLSGASEAELTTYRREHVGFVFQFYNLIPSLTVRENVALVTDIAVDPMPVDEAIDLVGLTPRRDHFPAQLSGGEQQRVAIARAIAKRPQVLLCDEPTGALDYTTGKLVLEVIARINRDLHTTAVVITHNAAIAGMADTVISLGDGCVQKVLHNAHRLTPSELSW from the coding sequence ATGGACACCGCCGCCACCTCGCCCGCCCCCGAAGCCGTCTTCCGAGCCCACGGCCTGTCCAAGACCTACGGCAGCGGCGAGGTCGAGGTGCGTGCGCTGCACGACGTCGACCTGGAGATCGCGCGCGGCGAGTTCGTCGTGCTGCTCGGGCCTTCGGGCAGCGGCAAGTCGACGCTGCTGAACATCCTCGGCGGGCTGGACGTGCCCAGCACCGGCGAGGTGTGGTTCGGTGATCACCGCCTGTCCGGCGCCAGCGAGGCCGAGCTGACCACCTACCGCCGCGAGCACGTCGGCTTCGTGTTCCAGTTCTACAACCTGATCCCCAGCCTGACGGTGCGCGAGAACGTCGCCCTGGTCACCGACATCGCCGTCGATCCGATGCCGGTCGATGAAGCGATCGACCTGGTCGGCCTGACGCCGCGGCGCGACCACTTCCCGGCGCAACTCTCTGGCGGCGAGCAGCAGCGCGTGGCGATCGCGCGCGCCATCGCCAAGCGTCCGCAGGTGCTGCTGTGCGACGAGCCCACCGGCGCGCTCGACTACACCACCGGCAAGCTGGTGCTGGAGGTGATCGCGCGCATCAACCGCGATCTGCACACCACCGCCGTGGTGATCACGCACAACGCCGCCATCGCCGGCATGGCCGATACGGTGATCTCACTGGGCGACGGCTGCGTGCAAAAGGTGCTGCACAACGCGCACCGTCTGACGCCGTCCGAGCTGTCCTGGTAG
- a CDS encoding ornithine cyclodeaminase family protein: MLHLDANATAAPLGWPALIDALRRAFVEGCEVPLRHTHRVDDLEGRGGTVLLMPAWRPGHYLGIKTVTIFPGNTDRALPGLHSLYTLFDARTGVPLAQLDGNEITSRRTAAAAALAASFLARGDASRLLVLGSGRVAQHLAPAMRTVRPITQVRVWNHRPEGALALARQWRTDGIDAQAVTDLRSAVEQADIVSCATLAEAPLVRGEWLREGTHLDLIGSFTPRMRESDAACFSRSRVFVDTEEALAKSGDVLGAMAEGAFDAAQLQGTLAQLCRGERPGRTHEREITLFKAVGNALEDLAAAELVAGAMLAQ; encoded by the coding sequence TTGCTCCACCTCGACGCCAACGCTACCGCCGCCCCCCTGGGCTGGCCCGCCCTGATCGACGCACTGCGACGCGCCTTCGTCGAAGGTTGCGAGGTGCCGCTGCGCCACACCCATCGCGTCGACGACCTCGAAGGCCGCGGCGGCACCGTGCTGCTGATGCCGGCCTGGCGGCCGGGCCACTACCTCGGCATCAAGACCGTCACCATCTTTCCCGGCAACACCGATCGCGCCCTGCCGGGGCTGCACTCCCTGTACACGCTGTTCGACGCGCGCACCGGCGTGCCGCTCGCGCAGCTCGACGGCAACGAGATCACTTCGCGCCGCACCGCTGCCGCCGCGGCCCTGGCGGCGAGCTTCCTCGCGCGCGGCGATGCGTCGCGCCTGCTCGTGTTGGGCAGCGGCCGCGTCGCGCAGCACCTGGCGCCGGCGATGCGCACGGTGCGGCCGATCACGCAGGTGCGGGTGTGGAACCATCGGCCCGAAGGCGCGCTGGCGCTGGCCCGGCAGTGGCGCACCGATGGCATCGATGCACAAGCGGTGACCGACCTGCGCAGCGCGGTCGAGCAGGCTGACATCGTCAGCTGCGCCACGCTCGCCGAGGCGCCGCTGGTGCGCGGCGAGTGGCTGCGCGAGGGAACGCACCTCGACCTGATCGGCAGCTTCACGCCGCGCATGCGCGAGAGCGACGCCGCGTGCTTCTCGCGCAGCCGCGTCTTCGTCGACACCGAGGAGGCGCTGGCCAAGTCGGGCGACGTGCTAGGCGCGATGGCCGAGGGGGCGTTCGACGCTGCGCAGCTGCAGGGCACGCTCGCGCAGCTGTGCCGCGGCGAGCGGCCCGGGCGGACGCACGAACGCGAGATCACGCTGTTCAAGGCGGTGGGCAACGCGCTCGAGGACCTGGCGGCCGCCGAGCTGGTGGCGGGCGCTATGCTGGCGCAGTGA
- a CDS encoding ABC transporter permease, which produces MKALDRKLLRDLRLMWSQALTIALVVASGIGGFITSLSAVDSLALARDDFYADARFADLFAAVKRAPNALAATLAAQPGVAEVQTTVEQMVRVELPGVSDPILGQLIGMDPQRPFSLNRVSLAGGRALDGAGVRRADGSLEVLVSEGFAQARGLKPGSTLKALVNGRQRTLIVVGTALSPEFVFAGLWGMPDLRGFGIFWMDREALASAYDMNGAFNRIAIRLAPGASEPAVIDALSRLLAPYGGRQVNGRADQTSHAMLDNEIKEQRVLGTVLPAIFLGVAAFLLNVVVSRLVATQREQIAALKALGYPNRDIAVHYLKLVMLIVAVGLLLGMVVGDRLGTMFTGLYTEFFRFPRFEHHMAPWLLLVSMGITVATAVAGTLNAILATVRLAPAEAMRPPAPGRYRRTLLERLGIQAMSPALRMIIRNMERRPWRTTISIGGVAAAVAIVVLGNFFRDAIEYIVDGQFNVAMRSDVAVWMVEPGDDIARLDLARLPAVTQVESTRFVPVTFRHGHRSERSLIRGYEGRAVLYRVVDAENHATTLEGMGLVITDRLADKLGVRVGDTLLAEVEEGRPRSVAMTVGATVREMMGLNAYMDREALNRALGDGDLSSGYVLAVERGREEGLLEAIKSLPRVAGAFSKATMLRNMQEISARNVRIMSTILTAFAAVIAVGVVYNNARIALAERGWELASLRVLGFTRAEVSALLLGELAIVIGVALPLGMALGFGLVHLISGLLASDQFYFPVVILPRTYAWAALCVLCAGVVSALIVRRRIDTLDMVAVLKTRE; this is translated from the coding sequence ATGAAAGCCCTGGACCGCAAGCTGCTGCGCGACCTGCGCCTGATGTGGAGCCAGGCGCTGACCATCGCGTTGGTGGTGGCCAGCGGCATCGGCGGCTTCATCACCAGCCTGTCGGCGGTGGATTCGCTGGCGCTGGCGCGCGACGACTTCTATGCCGACGCGCGTTTCGCCGACCTGTTCGCCGCCGTCAAGCGCGCGCCGAACGCGCTGGCCGCCACGCTGGCCGCTCAGCCCGGCGTGGCCGAGGTGCAGACCACGGTGGAGCAGATGGTGCGCGTCGAACTGCCCGGCGTGTCCGACCCGATCCTCGGCCAGCTGATCGGCATGGACCCGCAGCGCCCCTTCTCGCTGAACCGCGTCTCGCTGGCGGGCGGCCGCGCGCTCGATGGCGCCGGCGTGCGCCGCGCCGACGGCAGCCTGGAGGTGCTGGTCTCCGAGGGCTTCGCGCAGGCCCGTGGCCTGAAGCCCGGCTCGACGCTGAAAGCGCTGGTCAACGGCCGCCAGCGCACGCTGATCGTGGTCGGCACGGCGCTGTCGCCCGAGTTCGTCTTCGCCGGCCTGTGGGGCATGCCCGACCTGCGCGGCTTCGGCATCTTCTGGATGGACCGCGAAGCGCTGGCCTCGGCCTACGACATGAACGGCGCCTTCAACCGCATCGCCATCCGGCTGGCACCGGGGGCGTCGGAGCCCGCGGTGATCGACGCGCTGTCGCGCCTGCTCGCGCCCTACGGCGGGCGGCAGGTCAACGGCCGCGCCGACCAGACCTCGCACGCCATGCTCGACAACGAGATCAAGGAGCAGCGCGTGCTCGGCACTGTGCTGCCGGCGATCTTCCTCGGCGTGGCGGCCTTCCTGCTCAACGTGGTGGTATCGCGTCTGGTGGCCACGCAGCGCGAACAGATCGCCGCGCTGAAGGCGCTGGGCTACCCGAACCGCGACATCGCCGTGCACTACCTCAAGCTCGTGATGCTGATCGTCGCCGTCGGCCTGCTGCTCGGCATGGTCGTGGGCGACCGGCTGGGCACCATGTTCACCGGGCTGTACACCGAGTTCTTCCGCTTCCCGCGTTTCGAGCACCACATGGCGCCGTGGCTGCTGCTGGTGAGCATGGGCATCACGGTGGCCACCGCCGTAGCCGGCACACTCAATGCCATCCTGGCCACCGTGCGGCTGGCGCCGGCGGAGGCGATGCGCCCGCCCGCGCCGGGCCGCTACCGGCGCACGCTGCTCGAGCGGCTGGGCATCCAGGCGATGAGCCCGGCGCTGCGCATGATCATCCGCAACATGGAGCGCCGGCCCTGGCGCACCACGATCTCGATCGGCGGCGTGGCTGCGGCGGTGGCCATCGTCGTGCTCGGCAACTTCTTCCGCGACGCCATCGAGTACATCGTCGACGGGCAGTTCAACGTGGCGATGCGCAGCGACGTGGCGGTGTGGATGGTCGAACCCGGCGACGACATCGCGCGGCTCGACCTGGCCCGCCTGCCCGCGGTGACGCAGGTCGAGTCGACGCGCTTCGTGCCGGTCACGTTCCGCCACGGCCACCGCAGCGAGCGCAGCCTGATCCGCGGCTACGAAGGCCGCGCCGTGCTGTACCGCGTGGTCGACGCCGAGAACCACGCCACCACGCTGGAAGGCATGGGCCTGGTGATCACCGACCGCCTGGCCGACAAGCTCGGCGTGCGCGTGGGCGACACGCTGCTGGCCGAGGTGGAGGAAGGCCGGCCGCGCAGCGTCGCCATGACGGTCGGCGCCACGGTGCGCGAGATGATGGGCCTGAACGCCTACATGGACCGCGAGGCGCTGAACCGTGCGCTCGGCGACGGCGACCTGTCCAGCGGCTACGTGCTGGCCGTCGAGCGCGGCCGCGAGGAAGGCTTGCTCGAGGCGATCAAGTCGCTGCCGCGCGTGGCCGGCGCCTTCAGCAAGGCGACCATGCTGCGCAACATGCAGGAGATCAGCGCGCGCAACGTGCGCATCATGAGCACCATCCTCACCGCCTTCGCGGCAGTGATCGCGGTCGGCGTGGTCTACAACAACGCGCGCATCGCGCTGGCCGAGCGCGGCTGGGAGCTGGCCTCGCTGCGCGTGCTCGGCTTCACGCGCGCCGAGGTGTCGGCGCTGCTGCTGGGCGAGCTGGCCATCGTCATCGGCGTCGCGCTGCCGCTGGGCATGGCGCTGGGCTTCGGCCTGGTGCACCTGATCTCGGGGCTGCTGGCCTCCGACCAGTTCTACTTTCCGGTGGTGATCCTGCCGCGCACCTATGCCTGGGCGGCGCTGTGCGTGCTCTGCGCCGGCGTGGTCAGCGCGCTGATCGTGCGCCGGCGCATCGACACGCTCGACATGGTCGCCGTGCTGAAGACAAGGGAATGA
- a CDS encoding GGDEF domain-containing protein, with product MHYPDSKDRSAELLRQAIPMMAQHPAPLHPITYAVWYDYLAGRNPGLKAEMDQVVARQVPMSDTLVYTLYRRHILESAAETAQKVSDGLRAVIDEVGTTATLTGERVSEFTASLQEKSGRMASLGMPADLGIELDALLTDSRDTGASLATLMQRLQASTAELAKLRVELDQAKVEATLDSLTGVSNRRGFDEAMAALLREHPGGEAGPSVVLIDLDHFKQINDKYGHVFGDTVLKSIAMAIRSCVKGRDLVARYGGEEFVVLLPATSLSGAMALAEQIRTTISGARIRRGNSSESIGAITVSLGVSSWKPGEPMETLIDRADKALYRSKSEGRNRVSAGE from the coding sequence ATGCACTACCCGGATTCGAAGGACCGCTCCGCCGAACTGCTGCGCCAGGCCATCCCGATGATGGCGCAGCATCCGGCGCCGCTCCATCCGATCACCTATGCCGTCTGGTACGACTACCTGGCCGGCCGCAACCCCGGCCTGAAAGCCGAGATGGACCAGGTCGTCGCGCGGCAGGTGCCGATGAGCGATACGCTGGTGTACACGCTGTACCGCCGCCACATCCTCGAATCCGCTGCTGAAACCGCGCAGAAGGTCTCCGACGGGCTGCGTGCCGTCATCGACGAGGTCGGCACCACCGCCACGCTGACCGGCGAGCGCGTCTCCGAGTTCACCGCATCGCTGCAGGAAAAGAGCGGGCGCATGGCCAGCCTGGGCATGCCGGCCGACCTGGGCATCGAGCTCGACGCGCTGCTCACCGACTCGCGCGACACCGGGGCCAGCCTCGCCACGCTGATGCAGCGGCTGCAGGCCTCCACCGCCGAACTCGCGAAACTGCGCGTCGAACTCGACCAGGCCAAGGTGGAGGCCACGCTCGACTCCCTGACCGGCGTGAGCAACCGCCGCGGCTTCGACGAGGCGATGGCGGCGCTGCTGCGCGAGCACCCCGGCGGCGAGGCCGGCCCGAGCGTGGTGCTGATCGACCTCGACCACTTCAAGCAGATCAACGACAAGTACGGCCACGTCTTCGGCGACACCGTGCTGAAGAGCATCGCGATGGCGATCCGCTCCTGCGTCAAGGGCCGCGACCTGGTGGCGCGCTACGGCGGCGAGGAGTTCGTCGTGCTGCTGCCGGCCACCTCCCTGTCGGGCGCGATGGCCCTGGCCGAACAGATCCGCACCACCATCTCCGGCGCGCGCATCCGCCGCGGCAACAGCAGCGAAAGCATCGGCGCGATCACCGTCTCGCTGGGCGTGTCGAGCTGGAAACCGGGCGAGCCGATGGAAACGCTGATCGACCGCGCCGACAAGGCGCTGTACCGCTCGAAGAGCGAAGGCCGCAACCGCGTCAGCGCGGGCGAGTAG
- a CDS encoding PolC-type DNA polymerase III: protein MQTIAVIDFETTGSSPSQGARATEIAAVLVEGGRIVGRFQSLMNSGAWVPPFIEQLTGISNAMLADAPPSRAVMHEVMRFTRGCPLVAHNAAFDRGFWQAEAVRADCEPDAAHAFACTLLLARRLYPEAPNHKLGTLAAWHRLPSAGRAHRALADAEVTAHLLLRMQADLRERHAALCEGGVDHALLCTLQRLPRRQMNRLSAGSAPPG from the coding sequence ATGCAGACGATCGCCGTCATCGACTTCGAGACCACCGGCAGTTCGCCCTCGCAGGGCGCACGCGCGACCGAGATCGCCGCGGTGCTGGTGGAGGGCGGGCGCATCGTCGGCCGCTTCCAGAGCCTGATGAACAGCGGCGCCTGGGTGCCGCCCTTCATCGAGCAGCTCACCGGCATCAGCAACGCCATGCTGGCCGACGCGCCGCCCTCGCGCGCCGTGATGCACGAGGTGATGCGCTTCACGCGCGGCTGCCCGCTGGTGGCGCACAACGCCGCCTTCGACCGGGGCTTCTGGCAAGCCGAGGCCGTGCGCGCCGACTGCGAGCCCGACGCAGCGCATGCTTTCGCCTGCACGCTGCTGCTGGCCAGGCGCCTGTACCCCGAAGCGCCCAACCACAAGCTCGGCACGCTGGCCGCGTGGCACCGCCTGCCCAGCGCCGGCCGCGCGCACCGTGCGCTCGCCGATGCGGAGGTGACGGCGCACCTGCTTCTGCGCATGCAGGCCGACCTGCGAGAGCGCCACGCTGCGCTGTGCGAGGGTGGGGTGGATCACGCGCTGCTGTGCACGCTGCAGCGTTTGCCGCGGCGGCAGATGAATCGTCTCAGCGCCGGTTCAGCCCCGCCAGGTTGA